One region of Primulina tabacum isolate GXHZ01 chromosome 1, ASM2559414v2, whole genome shotgun sequence genomic DNA includes:
- the LOC142507780 gene encoding uncharacterized protein LOC142507780 — MIADDATQKLRHFLDGLRPTLRREVMLKRSAGYDEATACALQAEQALRDIDFEMHRKRWGTFKCFVCGQEGHKVADCPRNKGPTTCRAYVMHVEEAEAAPDSTLITGRIYISGVATHALLDSGGYTLVYIRIFCEATRNHNYSDGFGFRVSIPSRNQMFTSQIVKRLKLRLQQKAVQEDLIVLLLPEFDVILGMDWLSSHGAVIDFRQRSVSVRTPSGKPFVFEAARHQQFPHVISFLCARKFIKRGCQAFLVSIVSVTEPVSQRLEEIDVVRESSGVFPDDVAGIPPDREEGLFD; from the exons ATGATAGCAGATGATGCCacccagaagctgaggcatttcctaGATGGACTGAGACCCACTCTTCGCCGGGAAGTCATGCTGAAGAGGTCGGCAGGTTATGATGAGGCCACTGCCTGTGCTTTGCAGGCAGAGCAGGCACTGCGGGACATAGACTTCGAGATGCATAGGAAGCG GTGGGGAACCTTCAAATGCTTTGTGTGCGGACAGGAGGGCCATAAAGTAGCGGATTGCCCTAGGAATAAGGGCCCCACTACCTGtcgagcttatgtgatgcatgtcgaGGAGGCTGAGGCAGCACCAGACTCGACACTGATTACCG gaaggatatatatttcaggtgtagccacgcatgcactgctagattcagGGGGCTACACACtcgtttatatccgaatcttttgtgaagcgactaggaatcataacTACAGCGATGGATTTGGGTTCAGAGTATCGATCCCATCCAGGAatcagatgttcacttcccagatagtgaagagattgaAGCTTAGATTGCAACAGAAGGCAGTACAGGAAGATTTGATAGTACTACTGTTGCCAGAGTTTGACGTCatattgggtatggactggctatctTCACATGGCGCAGTCATAGATTTTCGACAGAGGTCAGTTTCTGTCAGAACACCCAGTGGAAAGCCATTTGtttttgaggcagccagacaccaACAGTTTCCGCACGTCATTTCCTTCTTGTGTGCGAGGAAGTTTATCAAGAGAGGCTGCCAAGCATTCCTAGTCAGCATCGTATCAGTGACAGAGCCAGTCAGTCAAAGGCTGGAGGAAATTGATGTAGTCAGGGAGTCCTCTGGAgttttccctgacgatgttGCAGGCATACCACCAGATAGAGAGGAAGGACTTTTCGattga